The Babylonia areolata isolate BAREFJ2019XMU chromosome 22, ASM4173473v1, whole genome shotgun sequence genome contains a region encoding:
- the LOC143297230 gene encoding uncharacterized protein LOC143297230 isoform X1, with protein MAGYGNFIPSHFHQEKSSLEAAAEAAAKVNAMLIAKGKLRPNQIHNHPQNQKKVNPNNMVAAEVEINDAPLSMRNMLTRGPTQEEITKFSGAAVSTRGRYMTPVEKMKNNGRFRCSERPLYLFVQGPTQDSVNVAVARINEILTGGRGGGATGGGLVRTSAIGPPVPQPQLTMPPPHQPPPQNHGPTMLPVPTLEMPPVHQPPPMLAAPVQPPPEMQQITVLEEKLFIGLEHAPPNFDVKGKLLGPGGSYLMHIETETGSKVMLRGKGSGFIDPALGREPFEPMHIVIQHPAVIGMQQAKQLAENLIQTVQQMYASFQQALAALPPAVAPGPTAYISGLQQPTSLGEAALMGPPPGLPTITALPEAQLVPSAPALQPQQAMIVPSSSMSSVMVPAGSLASSLPAINPGQPGAPGMLLNTTLSMAPVPVVTTLPISTQTPLQLQPPPVTALELGQQQLIMSQGPPPQPLQMNQMNLAPQMSVQTSMPMSMTSLASLPSQLAPAPPALNPALQPGVQLVSQPAPVAAPPVLAAPPAPVSGPAQPQPYQTIYSPEVVSSGPMMTPGLTSLVVSTTPSSHIYSLATSNSMVTHTPGPAKDSEPARRRFTEEKDDKIPDSLLGYQHGPPHLVNLVCSSPPLGSQNHHPSQPTLLSGQPPTQHTLQPAPHQPGLPPPHPQLAAAPQPQPIAMLPAQPGLPPQPQPGVPAGQLELQPPQPGLQAVMAPAHPANPTTFPMPQTIQVQTIHALPGQLPPPPNSLSPVSQAYHVPPSSLAAEDNRFGVPISSSAGGTMPPPPPPTSMGMSPSSTGEPGNGHRQLMPPPARPDNQPWGAPANGLKRGMPNEEGGEQDRKRRKENGLEEEDSSTQSPSAAQSESPKPGTPTQGHAPPRSQNYSPMREGLPQDSFEQHPPHPPPPPPPPHHPQNAAFPPQQQPPPQFEPGIALSPQQMLHPGPPHLNGAPQAPPFDPAGQPPPPPIHQQFIEPGAQPPPPLQFQEFAPPPNSQGELGPFHHPQGPPQSQGEMPHPYPPPPGHAGGPPGELGHPFVPGGGQGELGPAVSSQPPSHNPYPPFSQSFSQPGPQAHFINTIPASSANTFLPAPHFLPQRHPHHPHGPPPPPPPPPPSSQYQHGPPQGYWHS; from the exons GTAAACCCAAACAACATGGTTGCTGCCGAGGTAGAAATCAACGATGCCCCTTTGTCTATGAGGAACATGCTCACAAGGGGACCAACACAGGAGGAg ATAACCAAGTTCAGTGGCGCTGCTGTATCTACCAGAGGTCGCTATATGACACCTgtggaaaaaatgaaaaataatggCAG GTTTCGTTGCAGTGAGAGACCTTTATACCTGTTCGTCCAAGGACCAACCCAAGATTCTGTTAAtg ttGCTGTTGCTCGCATCAATGAAATCCTgactgggggcaggggggggggggcgacaggtGGGGGGCTGGTGCGCACCTCCGCCATTGGCCCCCCTGTCCCTCAGCCCCAGCtgaccatgcccccaccccaccagcccccaccccagaACCATGGCCCCACCATGCTGCCTGTGCCCACCTTGGAGATGCCCCCAGTCCACCAGCCCCCACCCATGTTGGCAGCCCCTGTGCAGCCCCCTCCTGAAATGCAGCAG ATAACTGTGTTGGAGGAAAAGCTGTTCATTGGCCTGGAGCATGCCCCTCCCAATTTTGATGTCAAGGGAAAGCTTTTGGGGCCAGGG GGGTCTTACTTGATGCACATTGAGACCGAGACAGGATCCAAGGTGATGCTGAGAGGGAAAGGCTCTGGTTTCATAGACCCTGCACTGGGAAGGGAACCATTTGAACCTATGCACATTGTCATTCA GCATCCCGCAGTCATAGGAATGCAGCAAGCAAAACAGCTGGCTGAAAATCTTATCCAGACA GTACAGCAAATGTACGCCAGTTTTCAGCAGGCTTTGGCTGCCCTCCCTCCTGCGGTTGCTCCTGGGCCCACGGCCTATATTAGTGGCCTTCAACAGCCCA CCTCCCTTGGGGAAGCAGCGCTGATGGGACCCCCTCCAGGGCTGCCCACCATCACAGCACTGCCTGAGGCCCAGCTGGTCCCTTCCGCTCCAG cTCTTCAGCCCCAGCAGGCTATGATTGTACCATCCTCATCCATGTCATCAGTGATGGTACCTGCAGGATCCTTGGCTTCCTCTCTACCTGCCATTAACCCAG gtcagcCTGGAGCCCCTGGCATGCTGTTGAACACCACGCTGAGCATGGCCCCTGTGCCTGTGGTAACCACCTTGCCTATCTCCACACAGACACCTCTACAGCTGCAGCCACCTCCAGTGACAG CTTTGGAGTTGGGCCAGCAGCAGCTGATAATGAGCCAGGGCCCCCCTCCCCAGCCGCTGCAGATGAACCAGATGAACCTGGCCCCCCAGATGTCGGTGCAAACATCCATGCCCATGTCCATGACATCCCTGGCCTCCCTGCCCAGCCAGCTGGCCCCGGCCCCGCCCGCCCTCAACCCCGCCCTGCAGCCTGGGGTGCAGCTGGTATCCCAGCCTGCCCCTGTGGCTGCACCCCCCGTGCTGGCTGCTCCCCCTGCCCCTGTGTCGGGCCCCGCCCAGCCTCAGCCCTACCAGACCATCTACTCCCCG gaaGTGGTGAGCAGTGGCCCCATGATGACCCCAGGCCTGACCTCTCTGGTGgtgtccaccaccccctcctcccacatctACTCCCTGGCCACCAGCAACTCCATGGTAACCCACACCCCCGGCCCCGCCAAGGACTCTGAGCCTGCACGCCGCCGCTTCACTGAGGAGAAAGATGACAAGATCCCAGATAGTCTGCTGGGCTatcag CATGGGCCCCCTCACCTGGTCAACCTGGTGTGCTCCAGCCCTCCCCTGGGCAGCCAGAATCACCACCCCTCACAGCCCACCCTTCTGTCCGGCcagccccccacccaacacaccctgCAGCCAGCCCCCCACCAGCCGGggctcccccctccacacccacagttGGCGGcagccccccagccccagcccatCGCCATGTTGCCTGCACAGCCCGGTCTGcccccacagccacagccag gtgtccCAGCAGGACAGCTTGAGTTGCAGCCCCCCCAGCCAGGCCTGCAGGCAGTGATGGCCCCCGCCCACCCTGCcaaccccaccaccttccccatgcCCCAGACCATCCAGGTTCAGACCATCCATGCCTTGCCTGGACAgctgcccccacccccgaacAGCCTGTCCCCTGTCTCACAGGCCTACCATGTACCCCCCTCCTCACTGGCTGCTGAGGACAACAG ATTTGGTGTGCCCATCTCCAGTAGCGCCGGGGGCACAatgcctcctcccccaccccctacctccatgGGTATGTCCCCCTCCAGTACTGGAGAGCCAGGGAACGGTCATCGGCAGTTAATGCCCCCTCCCGCCCGTCCAGACAACCAGCCCTGGGGTGCTCCTGCCAACG GTCTGAAACGAGGCATGCCGAATGAAGAAGGTGGAGAGCAGGACCGGAAACGGAGGAAAG AGAatgggctggaggaggaggactcGAGCACCCAGTCCCCCTCAGCTGCTCAGAGCGAGTCGCCCAAGCCCGGCACACCCACCCAGGGCCACGCCCCCCCTCGCTCGCAGAACTACAGCCCCATGAGGGAGGGCCTGCCACAAGACTCCTTCGAGCAgcacccccctcatcctccaccaccaccaccccctccccaccacccccagaatGCTGCCTTCCCCCCTCAGCAGCAGCCCCCACCCCAGTTTGAGCCAGGCATAGCCCTCTCTCCCCAGCAGATGTTGCACCCCGGTCCTCCTCACCTCAACGGTGCACCCCAGGCCCCGCCCTTTGACCCTGCGggacagccccctcccccacccatacaCCAGCAGTTCATAGAGCCGGGggcccagccccctccccccttgcagTTCCAGGAGTTCGCTCCCCCTCCCAACAGTCAGGGGGAGCTGGggcccttccaccacccccaggGTCCCCCCCAGAGCCAGGGGGAAatgccccacccctacccccctccccctggccaTGCAGGAGGCCCGCCAGGGGAGCTGGGTCACCCATTCGTGCCgggtgggggccagggggagtTGGGGCCTGCGGTTAGCAGccagcccccctcccacaacccctacccgcCCTTCTCCCAGTCGTTCAGCCAGCCAGGGCCACAGGCACACTTCATCAACACCATCCCTGCCTCCTCCGCCAACACCTTCCTTCCtgccccccacttcctccctcagcgccaccctcaccatccacacgggcctccaccccctcccccgccacccccaccctcttcccagtATCAGCATGGTCCCCCGCAGGGGTACTGGCAtagctga
- the LOC143297230 gene encoding uncharacterized protein LOC143297230 isoform X2 encodes MAGYGNFIPSHFHQEKSSLEAAAEAAAKVNAMLIAKGKLRPNQIHNHPQNQKKVNPNNMVAAEVEINDAPLSMRNMLTRGPTQEEITKFSGAAVSTRGRYMTPVEKMKNNGSERPLYLFVQGPTQDSVNVAVARINEILTGGRGGGATGGGLVRTSAIGPPVPQPQLTMPPPHQPPPQNHGPTMLPVPTLEMPPVHQPPPMLAAPVQPPPEMQQITVLEEKLFIGLEHAPPNFDVKGKLLGPGGSYLMHIETETGSKVMLRGKGSGFIDPALGREPFEPMHIVIQHPAVIGMQQAKQLAENLIQTVQQMYASFQQALAALPPAVAPGPTAYISGLQQPTSLGEAALMGPPPGLPTITALPEAQLVPSAPALQPQQAMIVPSSSMSSVMVPAGSLASSLPAINPGQPGAPGMLLNTTLSMAPVPVVTTLPISTQTPLQLQPPPVTALELGQQQLIMSQGPPPQPLQMNQMNLAPQMSVQTSMPMSMTSLASLPSQLAPAPPALNPALQPGVQLVSQPAPVAAPPVLAAPPAPVSGPAQPQPYQTIYSPEVVSSGPMMTPGLTSLVVSTTPSSHIYSLATSNSMVTHTPGPAKDSEPARRRFTEEKDDKIPDSLLGYQHGPPHLVNLVCSSPPLGSQNHHPSQPTLLSGQPPTQHTLQPAPHQPGLPPPHPQLAAAPQPQPIAMLPAQPGLPPQPQPGVPAGQLELQPPQPGLQAVMAPAHPANPTTFPMPQTIQVQTIHALPGQLPPPPNSLSPVSQAYHVPPSSLAAEDNRFGVPISSSAGGTMPPPPPPTSMGMSPSSTGEPGNGHRQLMPPPARPDNQPWGAPANGLKRGMPNEEGGEQDRKRRKENGLEEEDSSTQSPSAAQSESPKPGTPTQGHAPPRSQNYSPMREGLPQDSFEQHPPHPPPPPPPPHHPQNAAFPPQQQPPPQFEPGIALSPQQMLHPGPPHLNGAPQAPPFDPAGQPPPPPIHQQFIEPGAQPPPPLQFQEFAPPPNSQGELGPFHHPQGPPQSQGEMPHPYPPPPGHAGGPPGELGHPFVPGGGQGELGPAVSSQPPSHNPYPPFSQSFSQPGPQAHFINTIPASSANTFLPAPHFLPQRHPHHPHGPPPPPPPPPPSSQYQHGPPQGYWHS; translated from the exons GTAAACCCAAACAACATGGTTGCTGCCGAGGTAGAAATCAACGATGCCCCTTTGTCTATGAGGAACATGCTCACAAGGGGACCAACACAGGAGGAg ATAACCAAGTTCAGTGGCGCTGCTGTATCTACCAGAGGTCGCTATATGACACCTgtggaaaaaatgaaaaataatggCAG TGAGAGACCTTTATACCTGTTCGTCCAAGGACCAACCCAAGATTCTGTTAAtg ttGCTGTTGCTCGCATCAATGAAATCCTgactgggggcaggggggggggggcgacaggtGGGGGGCTGGTGCGCACCTCCGCCATTGGCCCCCCTGTCCCTCAGCCCCAGCtgaccatgcccccaccccaccagcccccaccccagaACCATGGCCCCACCATGCTGCCTGTGCCCACCTTGGAGATGCCCCCAGTCCACCAGCCCCCACCCATGTTGGCAGCCCCTGTGCAGCCCCCTCCTGAAATGCAGCAG ATAACTGTGTTGGAGGAAAAGCTGTTCATTGGCCTGGAGCATGCCCCTCCCAATTTTGATGTCAAGGGAAAGCTTTTGGGGCCAGGG GGGTCTTACTTGATGCACATTGAGACCGAGACAGGATCCAAGGTGATGCTGAGAGGGAAAGGCTCTGGTTTCATAGACCCTGCACTGGGAAGGGAACCATTTGAACCTATGCACATTGTCATTCA GCATCCCGCAGTCATAGGAATGCAGCAAGCAAAACAGCTGGCTGAAAATCTTATCCAGACA GTACAGCAAATGTACGCCAGTTTTCAGCAGGCTTTGGCTGCCCTCCCTCCTGCGGTTGCTCCTGGGCCCACGGCCTATATTAGTGGCCTTCAACAGCCCA CCTCCCTTGGGGAAGCAGCGCTGATGGGACCCCCTCCAGGGCTGCCCACCATCACAGCACTGCCTGAGGCCCAGCTGGTCCCTTCCGCTCCAG cTCTTCAGCCCCAGCAGGCTATGATTGTACCATCCTCATCCATGTCATCAGTGATGGTACCTGCAGGATCCTTGGCTTCCTCTCTACCTGCCATTAACCCAG gtcagcCTGGAGCCCCTGGCATGCTGTTGAACACCACGCTGAGCATGGCCCCTGTGCCTGTGGTAACCACCTTGCCTATCTCCACACAGACACCTCTACAGCTGCAGCCACCTCCAGTGACAG CTTTGGAGTTGGGCCAGCAGCAGCTGATAATGAGCCAGGGCCCCCCTCCCCAGCCGCTGCAGATGAACCAGATGAACCTGGCCCCCCAGATGTCGGTGCAAACATCCATGCCCATGTCCATGACATCCCTGGCCTCCCTGCCCAGCCAGCTGGCCCCGGCCCCGCCCGCCCTCAACCCCGCCCTGCAGCCTGGGGTGCAGCTGGTATCCCAGCCTGCCCCTGTGGCTGCACCCCCCGTGCTGGCTGCTCCCCCTGCCCCTGTGTCGGGCCCCGCCCAGCCTCAGCCCTACCAGACCATCTACTCCCCG gaaGTGGTGAGCAGTGGCCCCATGATGACCCCAGGCCTGACCTCTCTGGTGgtgtccaccaccccctcctcccacatctACTCCCTGGCCACCAGCAACTCCATGGTAACCCACACCCCCGGCCCCGCCAAGGACTCTGAGCCTGCACGCCGCCGCTTCACTGAGGAGAAAGATGACAAGATCCCAGATAGTCTGCTGGGCTatcag CATGGGCCCCCTCACCTGGTCAACCTGGTGTGCTCCAGCCCTCCCCTGGGCAGCCAGAATCACCACCCCTCACAGCCCACCCTTCTGTCCGGCcagccccccacccaacacaccctgCAGCCAGCCCCCCACCAGCCGGggctcccccctccacacccacagttGGCGGcagccccccagccccagcccatCGCCATGTTGCCTGCACAGCCCGGTCTGcccccacagccacagccag gtgtccCAGCAGGACAGCTTGAGTTGCAGCCCCCCCAGCCAGGCCTGCAGGCAGTGATGGCCCCCGCCCACCCTGCcaaccccaccaccttccccatgcCCCAGACCATCCAGGTTCAGACCATCCATGCCTTGCCTGGACAgctgcccccacccccgaacAGCCTGTCCCCTGTCTCACAGGCCTACCATGTACCCCCCTCCTCACTGGCTGCTGAGGACAACAG ATTTGGTGTGCCCATCTCCAGTAGCGCCGGGGGCACAatgcctcctcccccaccccctacctccatgGGTATGTCCCCCTCCAGTACTGGAGAGCCAGGGAACGGTCATCGGCAGTTAATGCCCCCTCCCGCCCGTCCAGACAACCAGCCCTGGGGTGCTCCTGCCAACG GTCTGAAACGAGGCATGCCGAATGAAGAAGGTGGAGAGCAGGACCGGAAACGGAGGAAAG AGAatgggctggaggaggaggactcGAGCACCCAGTCCCCCTCAGCTGCTCAGAGCGAGTCGCCCAAGCCCGGCACACCCACCCAGGGCCACGCCCCCCCTCGCTCGCAGAACTACAGCCCCATGAGGGAGGGCCTGCCACAAGACTCCTTCGAGCAgcacccccctcatcctccaccaccaccaccccctccccaccacccccagaatGCTGCCTTCCCCCCTCAGCAGCAGCCCCCACCCCAGTTTGAGCCAGGCATAGCCCTCTCTCCCCAGCAGATGTTGCACCCCGGTCCTCCTCACCTCAACGGTGCACCCCAGGCCCCGCCCTTTGACCCTGCGggacagccccctcccccacccatacaCCAGCAGTTCATAGAGCCGGGggcccagccccctccccccttgcagTTCCAGGAGTTCGCTCCCCCTCCCAACAGTCAGGGGGAGCTGGggcccttccaccacccccaggGTCCCCCCCAGAGCCAGGGGGAAatgccccacccctacccccctccccctggccaTGCAGGAGGCCCGCCAGGGGAGCTGGGTCACCCATTCGTGCCgggtgggggccagggggagtTGGGGCCTGCGGTTAGCAGccagcccccctcccacaacccctacccgcCCTTCTCCCAGTCGTTCAGCCAGCCAGGGCCACAGGCACACTTCATCAACACCATCCCTGCCTCCTCCGCCAACACCTTCCTTCCtgccccccacttcctccctcagcgccaccctcaccatccacacgggcctccaccccctcccccgccacccccaccctcttcccagtATCAGCATGGTCCCCCGCAGGGGTACTGGCAtagctga
- the LOC143297230 gene encoding uncharacterized protein LOC143297230 isoform X3: protein MAGYGNFIPSHFHQEKSSLEAAAEAAAKVNAMLIAKGKLRPNQIHNHPQNQKKVNPNNMVAAEVEINDAPLSMRNMLTRGPTQEEITKFSGAAVSTRGRYMTPVEKMKNNGRFRCSERPLYLFVQGPTQDSVNVAVARINEILTGGRGGGATGGGLVRTSAIGPPVPQPQLTMPPPHQPPPQNHGPTMLPVPTLEMPPVHQPPPMLAAPVQPPPEMQQITVLEEKLFIGLEHAPPNFDVKGKLLGPGGSYLMHIETETGSKVMLRGKGSGFIDPALGREPFEPMHIVIQHPAVIGMQQAKQLAENLIQTVQQMYASFQQALAALPPAVAPGPTAYISGLQQPTSLGEAALMGPPPGLPTITALPEAQLVPSAPALQPQQAMIVPSSSMSSVMVPAGSLASSLPAINPGQPGAPGMLLNTTLSMAPVPVVTTLPISTQTPLQLQPPPVTALELGQQQLIMSQGPPPQPLQMNQMNLAPQMSVQTSMPMSMTSLASLPSQLAPAPPALNPALQPGVQLVSQPAPVAAPPVLAAPPAPVSGPAQPQPYQTIYSPEVVSSGPMMTPGLTSLVVSTTPSSHIYSLATSNSMVTHTPGPAKDSEPARRRFTEEKDDKIPDSLLGYQHGPPHLVNLVCSSPPLGSQNHHPSQPTLLSGQPPTQHTLQPAPHQPGLPPPHPQLAAAPQPQPIAMLPAQPGLPPQPQPGVPAGQLELQPPQPGLQAVMAPAHPANPTTFPMPQTIQVQTIHALPGQLPPPPNSLSPVSQAYHVPPSSLAAEDNRFGVPISSSAGGTMPPPPPPTSMGMSPSSTGEPGNGHRQLMPPPARPDNQPWGAPANGLKRGMPNEEGGEQDRKRRKGMMHDRMGWRRRTRAPSPPQLLRASRPSPAHPPRATPPLARRTTAP, encoded by the exons GTAAACCCAAACAACATGGTTGCTGCCGAGGTAGAAATCAACGATGCCCCTTTGTCTATGAGGAACATGCTCACAAGGGGACCAACACAGGAGGAg ATAACCAAGTTCAGTGGCGCTGCTGTATCTACCAGAGGTCGCTATATGACACCTgtggaaaaaatgaaaaataatggCAG GTTTCGTTGCAGTGAGAGACCTTTATACCTGTTCGTCCAAGGACCAACCCAAGATTCTGTTAAtg ttGCTGTTGCTCGCATCAATGAAATCCTgactgggggcaggggggggggggcgacaggtGGGGGGCTGGTGCGCACCTCCGCCATTGGCCCCCCTGTCCCTCAGCCCCAGCtgaccatgcccccaccccaccagcccccaccccagaACCATGGCCCCACCATGCTGCCTGTGCCCACCTTGGAGATGCCCCCAGTCCACCAGCCCCCACCCATGTTGGCAGCCCCTGTGCAGCCCCCTCCTGAAATGCAGCAG ATAACTGTGTTGGAGGAAAAGCTGTTCATTGGCCTGGAGCATGCCCCTCCCAATTTTGATGTCAAGGGAAAGCTTTTGGGGCCAGGG GGGTCTTACTTGATGCACATTGAGACCGAGACAGGATCCAAGGTGATGCTGAGAGGGAAAGGCTCTGGTTTCATAGACCCTGCACTGGGAAGGGAACCATTTGAACCTATGCACATTGTCATTCA GCATCCCGCAGTCATAGGAATGCAGCAAGCAAAACAGCTGGCTGAAAATCTTATCCAGACA GTACAGCAAATGTACGCCAGTTTTCAGCAGGCTTTGGCTGCCCTCCCTCCTGCGGTTGCTCCTGGGCCCACGGCCTATATTAGTGGCCTTCAACAGCCCA CCTCCCTTGGGGAAGCAGCGCTGATGGGACCCCCTCCAGGGCTGCCCACCATCACAGCACTGCCTGAGGCCCAGCTGGTCCCTTCCGCTCCAG cTCTTCAGCCCCAGCAGGCTATGATTGTACCATCCTCATCCATGTCATCAGTGATGGTACCTGCAGGATCCTTGGCTTCCTCTCTACCTGCCATTAACCCAG gtcagcCTGGAGCCCCTGGCATGCTGTTGAACACCACGCTGAGCATGGCCCCTGTGCCTGTGGTAACCACCTTGCCTATCTCCACACAGACACCTCTACAGCTGCAGCCACCTCCAGTGACAG CTTTGGAGTTGGGCCAGCAGCAGCTGATAATGAGCCAGGGCCCCCCTCCCCAGCCGCTGCAGATGAACCAGATGAACCTGGCCCCCCAGATGTCGGTGCAAACATCCATGCCCATGTCCATGACATCCCTGGCCTCCCTGCCCAGCCAGCTGGCCCCGGCCCCGCCCGCCCTCAACCCCGCCCTGCAGCCTGGGGTGCAGCTGGTATCCCAGCCTGCCCCTGTGGCTGCACCCCCCGTGCTGGCTGCTCCCCCTGCCCCTGTGTCGGGCCCCGCCCAGCCTCAGCCCTACCAGACCATCTACTCCCCG gaaGTGGTGAGCAGTGGCCCCATGATGACCCCAGGCCTGACCTCTCTGGTGgtgtccaccaccccctcctcccacatctACTCCCTGGCCACCAGCAACTCCATGGTAACCCACACCCCCGGCCCCGCCAAGGACTCTGAGCCTGCACGCCGCCGCTTCACTGAGGAGAAAGATGACAAGATCCCAGATAGTCTGCTGGGCTatcag CATGGGCCCCCTCACCTGGTCAACCTGGTGTGCTCCAGCCCTCCCCTGGGCAGCCAGAATCACCACCCCTCACAGCCCACCCTTCTGTCCGGCcagccccccacccaacacaccctgCAGCCAGCCCCCCACCAGCCGGggctcccccctccacacccacagttGGCGGcagccccccagccccagcccatCGCCATGTTGCCTGCACAGCCCGGTCTGcccccacagccacagccag gtgtccCAGCAGGACAGCTTGAGTTGCAGCCCCCCCAGCCAGGCCTGCAGGCAGTGATGGCCCCCGCCCACCCTGCcaaccccaccaccttccccatgcCCCAGACCATCCAGGTTCAGACCATCCATGCCTTGCCTGGACAgctgcccccacccccgaacAGCCTGTCCCCTGTCTCACAGGCCTACCATGTACCCCCCTCCTCACTGGCTGCTGAGGACAACAG ATTTGGTGTGCCCATCTCCAGTAGCGCCGGGGGCACAatgcctcctcccccaccccctacctccatgGGTATGTCCCCCTCCAGTACTGGAGAGCCAGGGAACGGTCATCGGCAGTTAATGCCCCCTCCCGCCCGTCCAGACAACCAGCCCTGGGGTGCTCCTGCCAACG GTCTGAAACGAGGCATGCCGAATGAAGAAGGTGGAGAGCAGGACCGGAAACGGAGGAAAGGTATGATGCATGAT AGAatgggctggaggaggaggactcGAGCACCCAGTCCCCCTCAGCTGCTCAGAGCGAGTCGCCCAAGCCCGGCACACCCACCCAGGGCCACGCCCCCCCTCGCTCGCAGAACTACAGCCCCATGA